The stretch of DNA TTCACATACAGCCGACCATCACGCGAACTAACGGTATCACCAGGCATCCCAATGACCCGTTTGACGTACTTGACGCTCTTTGAACGGGCATCCCCATCAACCTGATAAGCATTAAAAACGATGACACTAAGATGTTTTATCTTGGCTGTTTTGACCACCGCGACCCGTTCATTGTTCTCCAGATTAGGCTCCATTGAAGGCCCATCGACCCGAACCATTGTGAACACAAAATGTCGAATGACCATAGCAATTAACAGCCCCACGACAATTGGTAATACCCAACTCATGATGTTTTTGAATGTTTTCATCCACCAGTTTCTCCCTTATCCCCACGATTGCTTTCAATAATTATAGCCCAATTACTGGGCCATGTCCGTTAATGACTGATGGTTTTACAAATTTATAATCCTACTGTCCAATCTCTAATTCGAACGCTTGACCATTTTTGTCCCAATTGGTCTGCTTCATCATGAACAAACTAATGTGGTGTAGCTCTCGTATTTATTAAAATAGCTCATTAGTTCCATCTCCGTTGA from Lactiplantibacillus brownii encodes:
- the lepB gene encoding signal peptidase I gives rise to the protein MKTFKNIMSWVLPIVVGLLIAMVIRHFVFTMVRVDGPSMEPNLENNERVAVVKTAKIKHLSVIVFNAYQVDGDARSKSVKYVKRVIGMPGDTVSSRDGRLYVNGKALSEKFISQFERTQGTGNWTLGELSTKMSWKIKTTKVPKNSYFVLGDHRSVSNDSRYWGFVPAKKILGVVKVPFWDTNATKRHNVNSIGY